One Streptococcus sp. zg-86 DNA window includes the following coding sequences:
- the nmlR gene encoding stress response transcriptional regulator NmlR: MNIKKASELSGLSSDTIRYYERIGLIPAIHRNAAGVRDFSERDVALLEFVRCFRSAGISVESLIDYISLCQDGDDEHLEKRRAILIDEREKLQKKADELLTAISRLDYKIDNYDKVMLEKEKRLFERTEF; the protein is encoded by the coding sequence ATGAATATCAAGAAAGCGAGTGAATTGTCTGGCCTGTCGAGCGATACAATCCGCTACTATGAAAGAATTGGATTGATACCAGCTATTCACCGTAATGCTGCAGGCGTTCGTGACTTTAGTGAGCGGGATGTGGCTCTACTAGAATTTGTCCGTTGTTTTCGGAGTGCAGGGATTTCGGTTGAGAGCTTGATTGATTATATCAGTCTGTGTCAAGATGGTGACGATGAGCATTTAGAAAAACGCCGTGCTATTTTAATCGATGAGCGCGAGAAATTACAGAAAAAAGCTGACGAATTGCTAACTGCTATCAGCAGATTAGATTACAAGATTGATAATTATGACAAAGTCATGTTGGAGAAGGAAAAACGCTTATTTGAAAGAACTGAATTCTAG
- the dapA gene encoding 4-hydroxy-tetrahydrodipicolinate synthase has protein sequence MSVEELRKARIITALVTPFHEDGSINFKALPKLIEHLLAHHTEGLILAGTTGESPTLTHEEELELFAEVQRIVAGRVPLIAGIGTNDTRDSIEFAREVAEFGGFAAGLAVTPYYNKPTQEGLYRHYKAIADASSLPIMLYNVPGRTVAGLTVETSLRLAQHPNIIAIKDCTGVAAISHLVENAPEDFLVYTGEDGEAFHAKALGAQGVISVAAHTNGNDFYAMFDALDKGDVAGAAAIQRKLLPKVDALFSTTSPAPLKAVLNHQGFEVGPLRLPLVACTKEEAKAIIAVMEK, from the coding sequence ATGTCTGTAGAAGAATTGAGAAAAGCACGCATTATTACGGCGCTTGTGACGCCTTTTCATGAGGATGGGAGTATCAACTTTAAGGCATTACCTAAGTTGATTGAGCATTTACTTGCACACCATACGGAAGGGTTGATTTTAGCTGGTACGACAGGAGAAAGTCCGACCTTAACCCATGAGGAAGAGTTGGAGTTGTTCGCAGAAGTACAGCGAATTGTTGCGGGTCGTGTACCCTTGATTGCAGGGATTGGAACCAACGATACACGGGATTCGATTGAGTTTGCACGTGAGGTTGCAGAATTTGGAGGTTTTGCTGCAGGGCTTGCGGTAACTCCTTACTATAACAAGCCAACTCAAGAAGGTTTGTATCGGCATTACAAGGCCATTGCAGATGCTAGTAGTTTACCTATCATGCTCTATAATGTCCCAGGGCGGACAGTAGCTGGTTTGACTGTAGAAACTTCTCTACGATTGGCTCAACATCCCAATATTATTGCGATTAAGGATTGTACAGGAGTAGCTGCTATTTCCCATCTAGTCGAGAATGCTCCTGAAGATTTCTTGGTCTATACGGGTGAAGATGGGGAGGCATTCCATGCTAAGGCTCTAGGAGCGCAAGGTGTGATCAGCGTAGCAGCTCATACTAATGGAAACGATTTTTATGCCATGTTTGATGCCTTGGATAAGGGAGATGTAGCAGGAGCGGCAGCGATTCAGCGGAAATTATTGCCGAAAGTGGATGCTCTGTTTTCAACGACAAGTCCAGCTCCCCTAAAAGCTGTTCTCAATCACCAAGGATTTGAAGTAGGACCACTTCGTTTGCCACTGGTTGCTTGTACAAAAGAAGAAGCAAAGGCGATTATCGCTGTTATGGAAAAATAG
- a CDS encoding aspartate-semialdehyde dehydrogenase — translation MGYTVAVVGATGAVGAQMIQMLEESTLPIDKVRYLASARSAGKVLQFKGQDVTIEETTEDAFEGVDIALFSAGGSTSAKYAPYAVKAGAVVVDNTSYFRQNPAVPLVVPEVNAHALDAHKGIIACPNCSTIQMMVALEPVRQKWGLDRIIVSTYQAVSGAGMGAILETQAQLRAVLNEGVAPKDVEANILPSGGDKKHYPIGFNALPQIDVFTDNDYTYEEMKMTNETKKIMEDDSIAVSATCVRIPVLSAHSESVYIETKEVAPIEEVKAAIAAFPGAVLEDDVAHQIYPQAINAVGKRETFVGRIRKDLDAEKGIHMWVVSDNLLKGAAWNSVQIAETLHERGLVRPTEEIVFELK, via the coding sequence ATGGGATATACAGTAGCTGTTGTTGGTGCAACTGGTGCAGTTGGTGCACAGATGATTCAGATGTTGGAAGAGTCAACCTTGCCGATTGATAAGGTACGGTATTTGGCGTCTGCTCGTTCAGCTGGTAAGGTCTTGCAGTTCAAAGGACAAGATGTGACGATTGAAGAGACAACTGAAGATGCCTTTGAAGGTGTCGATATTGCCCTTTTCTCAGCAGGCGGTTCTACATCAGCTAAGTATGCACCCTATGCCGTAAAAGCCGGAGCAGTTGTGGTGGACAATACCTCCTATTTCCGTCAAAATCCTGCTGTACCATTAGTAGTGCCGGAAGTCAATGCGCATGCCTTAGATGCTCATAAGGGGATTATTGCTTGTCCAAACTGTTCTACTATTCAAATGATGGTAGCCTTAGAACCTGTTCGTCAAAAATGGGGCTTGGATCGTATTATCGTATCAACTTACCAAGCTGTTTCTGGAGCAGGTATGGGAGCGATTCTAGAAACACAGGCACAACTTCGTGCGGTTTTAAATGAGGGTGTAGCACCAAAAGATGTCGAAGCGAATATCTTACCTTCTGGTGGTGATAAGAAGCATTACCCAATCGGATTTAACGCTCTTCCACAAATCGATGTCTTTACAGACAATGATTACACCTACGAAGAGATGAAAATGACCAACGAGACCAAGAAAATTATGGAAGATGATAGCATTGCGGTTTCTGCGACTTGTGTGCGTATTCCAGTTTTATCGGCTCATTCAGAATCTGTTTATATTGAAACAAAAGAAGTAGCACCGATTGAGGAAGTCAAAGCAGCAATTGCAGCCTTTCCAGGTGCTGTATTAGAAGATGATGTGGCTCATCAGATTTACCCACAAGCCATCAATGCTGTTGGAAAACGTGAGACCTTTGTCGGTCGTATCCGTAAAGATTTGGATGCTGAAAAAGGAATTCATATGTGGGTTGTTTCAGATAATTTATTGAAGGGGGCGGCGTGGAACTCTGTTCAAATCGCTGAAACCCTACATGAACGTGGATTGGTTCGTCCAACGGAAGAAATCGTTTTTGAATTAAAATAA
- a CDS encoding Imm59 family immunity protein, with translation MTKQEALEIIKNENLKVNWFNSHPVEENEMVIEQKEEFHNVYGTDERAAILGIVETFNSLSEALENLIYRARL, from the coding sequence ATGACAAAACAAGAAGCATTAGAAATTATTAAAAATGAAAATTTAAAAGTTAATTGGTTCAATAGTCATCCAGTAGAGGAAAATGAAATGGTTATTGAGCAAAAAGAAGAATTCCATAATGTATATGGGACAGATGAAAGAGCTGCAATTTTAGGAATTGTTGAAACATTTAATTCATTAAGTGAAGCTTTAGAAAACTTAATTTATAGAGCACGATTATAA
- a CDS encoding Imm59 family immunity protein: MNREKLLEAILEERLPVNLYHEHPFQEYEVILEENEGQFIVYATNERAGQQGIVSIFDNEVDAFKDVLIKARILKKRYY; this comes from the coding sequence ATGAATCGTGAGAAACTACTTGAAGCCATATTAGAAGAAAGATTACCTGTTAATTTATATCATGAACATCCATTTCAAGAGTATGAAGTCATTTTAGAGGAGAATGAAGGACAATTTATAGTTTATGCGACAAATGAAAGAGCTGGTCAACAAGGAATAGTTAGTATTTTTGATAATGAAGTAGATGCTTTCAAAGATGTATTAATTAAGGCCAGAATATTGAAAAAAAGATATTATTAA
- a CDS encoding glycohydrolase toxin TNT-related protein (This protein contains a domain related to Tuberculosis Necrotizing Toxin, which is the C-terminal effector domain of outer membrane channel protein CpnT, and which has a lethal NAD+-glycohydrolase activity.): MKDAYGNHIGTRDVTPKEIGIKELYQVENPYKKILQASYDSYKQGKDYDKRVTVEDYLMVTQNTRAFQYESLSEQQSNVETWRDLALGVGVIVLSIFCPPAGAVAGFALASLDAYSGITGKDWGTGRELDGMERGLRVGFAMFDLIPGAKYLGSLGKTGMKEGLAVAENSLKLSLKEGLEQGAKNIDNLAKLTTKLSDNVLSQLDSFGKQVDNIARSRVTSVADNLAGKLHHADEVISEAAQNFRLNVGMESQFVSGSMPTSGSGKVSGFADNLSAFAKNLDGSVDEVVERTGKLLNQSKATPDELVRYLENIDSKLAKEFKETGTWPAEYQIPKDASVLTPEGKIDWSQTPENGFALDETGHAIKEDYIPKIGEIFDRYGPETGRFTSPVIDGVPFSYNQRSLPYLEDVTKYHQYEIIGDLSKIKEYVDESLDITLKEKLYDDVAVFYGGDWSKIVPQSGVIAPGFGSVGKGIQWQMPFTINELQKLGLIKEII; encoded by the coding sequence GTGAAGGATGCCTATGGAAACCACATAGGAACTCGTGATGTCACTCCTAAAGAGATTGGCATTAAAGAGCTGTATCAAGTAGAGAATCCTTATAAGAAGATCTTGCAGGCTAGTTATGACTCGTACAAGCAAGGCAAAGATTATGATAAACGAGTGACAGTTGAAGATTATCTGATGGTTACTCAGAACACTCGCGCTTTTCAGTATGAATCACTTAGTGAGCAACAGTCCAATGTAGAGACGTGGCGTGATCTTGCTTTAGGAGTAGGAGTGATTGTTTTGAGTATCTTCTGTCCTCCAGCAGGTGCTGTGGCAGGATTTGCGTTAGCTTCGCTTGATGCTTACTCAGGTATAACCGGTAAAGATTGGGGGACAGGCCGAGAGTTAGACGGAATGGAGCGGGGACTTCGGGTAGGCTTTGCCATGTTTGACTTGATTCCAGGAGCTAAGTACCTCGGAAGTCTAGGCAAAACAGGAATGAAAGAAGGCTTAGCGGTGGCTGAAAATTCTCTCAAGCTTTCCCTAAAAGAAGGTCTGGAGCAGGGCGCCAAGAATATCGATAATCTTGCGAAGCTGACAACGAAGCTAAGTGACAATGTACTCAGTCAGCTCGACAGTTTTGGCAAACAAGTTGATAATATAGCACGGAGTAGAGTAACATCAGTAGCAGACAACCTAGCAGGGAAACTTCACCATGCGGATGAGGTCATCAGTGAAGCAGCGCAGAACTTCCGCTTGAATGTAGGAATGGAATCACAGTTTGTCAGTGGAAGCATGCCCACAAGCGGTTCTGGGAAAGTCTCAGGGTTTGCGGATAACCTTAGTGCCTTTGCGAAGAATCTTGATGGCAGTGTTGATGAGGTGGTGGAAAGGACTGGAAAACTCCTAAATCAAAGTAAGGCAACACCGGATGAACTAGTTCGATATTTAGAAAACATAGATTCTAAACTAGCTAAGGAGTTTAAAGAAACGGGTACATGGCCTGCAGAATATCAAATTCCAAAAGATGCAAGTGTACTCACGCCAGAAGGAAAAATTGATTGGAGTCAAACTCCTGAAAACGGTTTTGCGTTAGATGAAACAGGTCATGCAATTAAAGAGGATTATATTCCTAAGATTGGGGAAATTTTTGATAGATACGGACCAGAAACGGGACGATTTACTTCTCCTGTCATAGATGGAGTACCTTTTTCCTATAATCAACGTTCCCTCCCCTACCTTGAGGATGTGACCAAATATCATCAATATGAAATTATTGGAGATCTTTCAAAAATTAAAGAGTATGTTGATGAATCTTTAGATATTACCTTGAAGGAAAAGTTGTATGATGATGTTGCTGTTTTCTATGGAGGAGATTGGAGTAAAATTGTTCCACAATCTGGTGTAATTGCCCCAGGATTTGGAAGTGTTGGAAAAGGTATACAATGGCAGATGCCATTTACAATTAATGAATTACAGAAACTGGGTTTAATTAAAGAAATTATTTAA
- a CDS encoding DNA/RNA non-specific endonuclease, with product MDGKYPKPNIIYETGEHRYLYRTDDFDRIDRAYAEDLQLKLHDGRLSHNSKTLDKESGNHAGHIFGDLFGGSPELDNIVSQAKDVNLKEYRRIERDWADALRTSPPKKVKVDIKVAYDGVSGRPSRFEINYRIDGEPRSEIIKNINK from the coding sequence ATGGATGGGAAATATCCAAAACCAAATATCATCTATGAAACAGGGGAACATCGTTATCTTTACAGAACAGATGATTTTGATCGTATTGATCGAGCCTATGCGGAGGACCTCCAATTAAAGCTTCATGATGGAAGATTAAGCCATAATTCTAAAACTCTTGATAAGGAGAGTGGGAATCATGCGGGACATATCTTTGGAGATTTATTTGGTGGGTCTCCTGAATTAGACAACATTGTTTCACAAGCAAAAGATGTTAACTTGAAAGAATATCGCCGTATCGAGCGAGATTGGGCTGATGCTTTACGCACTAGTCCACCTAAAAAAGTCAAGGTAGATATTAAGGTTGCTTATGATGGCGTATCTGGACGTCCATCAAGGTTTGAAATCAATTATAGGATTGATGGTGAGCCCAGATCCGAAATAATAAAAAATATAAATAAATGA
- a CDS encoding immunity protein YezG family protein, which produces MTVENLIQEKIKELLQSIANSIPVEWDDLYVNVEMANDGGSIYFDFKSSGDEKYHYSLSIPNDFSIDSTIFSQLNNQQFEISRELWEIFTRHNMATWSRAIILFVNGKLDVKFDYAPWMESTYGPTTRRNFFKYQYLGFQPRTEKEDSLFKEMEEFQKKFQRLIKLKK; this is translated from the coding sequence ATGACAGTTGAAAATCTTATTCAAGAAAAAATAAAAGAACTATTGCAAAGTATCGCTAACTCAATTCCTGTGGAATGGGATGATCTTTATGTTAATGTAGAAATGGCAAATGATGGAGGGAGTATTTATTTTGATTTCAAATCTAGTGGTGATGAAAAATATCATTATAGTTTATCAATACCGAATGACTTCTCTATTGATTCAACAATATTTAGTCAATTGAATAATCAGCAATTTGAAATTAGTAGAGAGTTGTGGGAGATTTTTACTAGACATAATATGGCAACTTGGTCAAGAGCTATTATTTTATTTGTAAATGGTAAATTAGATGTTAAATTTGACTATGCACCATGGATGGAGTCTACATACGGACCAACGACTCGTCGAAATTTTTTTAAATATCAGTATCTGGGTTTTCAACCACGAACAGAAAAGGAAGATAGTTTATTTAAGGAAATGGAGGAGTTCCAAAAAAAGTTTCAACGATTAATCAAATTAAAAAAGTAG
- a CDS encoding DNA/RNA non-specific endonuclease, which produces MFDLIPGAKYLGSLSKTGMKEGLAVAKNSLKLSLKEGLEQGAKNIDNLAKLTTKLSDNVLSQLDSFGKQVDNIARSRVTSVADNLAGKLHHADEVISEAAQNFRLNVGMESQFVSGSMPTSGSGKVSEFADNLSAFVKNLDGSVDEVVEAGAKTKIPYGEHIVKGKHGKKQLLPDIQYVSDAGYKYTTDSFCRIISVEADDLILDKATRNLYSQRTVGGADRLADDDGGHLIASMFKGSGNIDNFVAMNSDINRSGGVWFNMEQEWKQALSEVPPKKVSVSIEPGYGANLVRPKSFNIRYQIEGEDLVSKTILNHMGG; this is translated from the coding sequence ATGTTTGACTTGATTCCAGGAGCTAAGTACCTAGGTAGTCTAAGCAAAACAGGAATGAAAGAAGGCTTAGCGGTGGCTAAAAATTCTCTCAAGCTTTCCCTAAAAGAAGGTCTGGAGCAGGGCGCCAAGAATATCGATAATCTTGCGAAGCTGACAACGAAGTTAAGTGATAATGTACTCAGTCAGCTCGACAGTTTTGGCAAACAAGTTGATAATATAGCACGGAGTAGAGTAACATCAGTAGCAGACAACCTAGCAGGGAAACTTCACCATGCGGATGAGGTCATCAGTGAAGCAGCGCAGAACTTCCGCTTGAATGTAGGAATGGAATCACAGTTTGTCAGTGGAAGCATGCCCACAAGCGGTTCTGGGAAAGTCTCAGAGTTTGCGGATAACCTTAGTGCCTTTGTGAAGAATCTCGATGGTAGTGTTGATGAGGTAGTTGAGGCTGGTGCTAAGACAAAAATACCATATGGAGAACATATCGTAAAAGGGAAACATGGGAAGAAACAACTCTTACCTGATATTCAGTATGTGAGTGATGCTGGCTACAAATATACAACGGATTCATTTTGTCGAATCATCTCTGTTGAGGCAGATGACTTAATTCTAGATAAAGCTACTCGAAATCTTTATAGCCAAAGAACAGTAGGTGGTGCGGACAGATTAGCAGATGATGACGGTGGTCACTTGATTGCGAGCATGTTCAAAGGATCTGGCAATATTGATAATTTTGTGGCGATGAATAGTGATATTAATCGAAGTGGTGGAGTATGGTTCAATATGGAACAGGAATGGAAGCAAGCATTGAGTGAAGTTCCTCCTAAAAAGGTTTCTGTTAGTATTGAGCCAGGTTATGGTGCGAATTTAGTTAGGCCGAAAAGTTTTAATATTAGATATCAGATTGAGGGGGAAGATCTTGTATCTAAGACAATTTTAAATCATATGGGAGGATAA
- a CDS encoding bacteriocin: protein MKTVEKKWTESDYKSIIEKIKHGEELTDNDLTVIENYVKLNPDEGLDSSIVNFLIGHELNRHSTYFNMGSYTSTGRLAGAEALASIKKIKNGTWWRKPVSTTYSKTGYKTWKQVSGDVSRFNTVKTAKNTEDFLNGTGEFVKRKGVKGAAKSVGVFGGTLAVLDGVTTYFERVDQYGATSAAIDGVSHTGTAVGAMYIGAIIGSATPIPVIGTVAGVAGGVMLNNLFNIVYDGFSHGKWEWGNLFKFW from the coding sequence GTGAAGACGGTAGAGAAGAAGTGGACTGAAAGTGATTATAAGTCTATTATTGAGAAAATAAAACATGGAGAAGAGTTGACGGATAATGATTTGACTGTTATTGAAAATTATGTCAAATTGAATCCAGATGAGGGATTAGATTCCTCAATTGTTAACTTTTTGATTGGGCATGAATTGAATCGCCATTCCACTTATTTTAATATGGGAAGCTATACAAGTACAGGAAGATTAGCTGGAGCGGAGGCATTGGCCAGCATTAAGAAAATAAAGAATGGAACATGGTGGCGAAAGCCGGTCTCTACAACTTACTCCAAAACTGGCTATAAAACTTGGAAACAGGTAAGCGGGGACGTCTCTCGTTTTAATACTGTCAAGACAGCAAAGAATACCGAAGACTTCCTCAATGGAACAGGCGAGTTTGTTAAGAGGAAAGGAGTTAAGGGAGCTGCAAAAAGCGTTGGTGTATTTGGAGGGACACTAGCGGTTTTAGATGGTGTAACAACCTACTTTGAACGTGTGGACCAATATGGAGCTACAAGTGCTGCAATTGATGGAGTTTCACATACCGGAACAGCTGTAGGAGCTATGTATATAGGGGCGATTATAGGGTCTGCAACCCCTATTCCTGTAATTGGGACGGTTGCTGGAGTCGCGGGTGGTGTTATGTTAAATAATCTATTCAATATTGTTTACGATGGTTTTTCTCATGGAAAATGGGAATGGGGAAATTTATTTAAATTTTGGTGA
- a CDS encoding YccS family putative transporter, translating into MCNDRTSLEQSLKHREGRLNKEKRYHQLMQEDYEQISSKSERFLNDVSELMRNSEERYFFQDLESQHYQTTQKVRTYFQEEEAYLRQKEQRLEDDKEHLQRLKKKEEDKDGR; encoded by the coding sequence ATGTGTAATGATAGAACGAGTCTCGAGCAGTCACTTAAACATAGGGAAGGCCGCTTAAACAAAGAAAAACGATATCATCAACTGATGCAGGAAGATTATGAGCAGATTTCTAGTAAGAGTGAGCGTTTTTTGAATGATGTTTCTGAGCTGATGAGGAACTCTGAGGAAAGATATTTCTTTCAAGACTTAGAATCCCAGCATTATCAGACAACTCAGAAAGTTCGAACCTATTTTCAGGAAGAAGAAGCCTATCTCAGACAGAAAGAGCAACGACTAGAAGATGACAAAGAGCATCTCCAGAGATTAAAGAAGAAGGAGGAAGACAAGGATGGGCGTTGA
- a CDS encoding TIGR04197 family type VII secretion effector, which produces MSEIKNNTALAVKRATAIARSVESLSSITSIKKDESTTVKGNANASTAIDLAQSTAKQMSAVVSAMSQNIQNLSSAFHAMDQKAAA; this is translated from the coding sequence ATGAGTGAGATAAAAAATAACACTGCTTTAGCTGTTAAACGAGCAACAGCTATTGCTAGATCTGTCGAAAGTTTATCTAGTATCACTTCAATTAAGAAAGATGAAAGCACCACTGTGAAAGGAAATGCGAATGCTTCTACTGCAATTGACTTAGCACAGTCAACAGCCAAGCAGATGAGCGCTGTGGTGTCAGCTATGTCCCAAAATATTCAAAACCTGTCTTCAGCGTTTCATGCAATGGATCAAAAAGCAGCAGCGTAG
- a CDS encoding DUF4176 domain-containing protein translates to MTKELLPIGSIVYLDEATTKLMIVGRGPIFESEGENVYSDYVGVIYPEGINPEDAIFFNHENIEKIVFEGYKDEEEERFMEVYENWESGLEVKKIKM, encoded by the coding sequence ATGACAAAAGAATTATTACCAATAGGAAGTATTGTGTACTTAGATGAAGCGACAACAAAGTTGATGATTGTAGGTAGAGGCCCTATTTTCGAATCAGAAGGGGAGAACGTTTATAGTGATTACGTAGGGGTTATCTATCCTGAGGGGATCAATCCAGAAGATGCCATTTTCTTCAACCATGAAAATATTGAAAAGATAGTCTTTGAAGGCTATAAAGATGAGGAAGAAGAGCGTTTTATGGAAGTGTATGAAAATTGGGAATCTGGGTTGGAGGTTAAAAAGATCAAAATGTAA
- a CDS encoding DUF1310 family protein, with protein MKTWLKWILGIITSLSVIIGVVVLEQVNRQEQLKQEMIKVVESEEAKEVIEEGLKNLDSKSLTKEGVIQSYNIDRDSIEHNPMGGVMFKIYVNHDLELYVYYNIEKNWNTGEYKSSGGGYSSKLDVLLKEQ; from the coding sequence ATGAAAACATGGTTGAAATGGATACTTGGTATTATCACTAGCCTATCAGTCATCATTGGCGTAGTGGTGTTGGAACAAGTAAATAGACAAGAACAACTAAAACAAGAGATGATAAAAGTGGTGGAGAGTGAGGAAGCGAAAGAGGTTATAGAGGAAGGGTTGAAAAATTTAGATTCCAAATCTTTGACAAAGGAGGGGGTTATACAATCTTACAACATAGACAGAGACTCCATTGAACATAATCCGATGGGGGGAGTGATGTTTAAAATATACGTTAATCATGATTTGGAATTATATGTTTATTATAACATTGAGAAAAACTGGAACACTGGAGAGTATAAATCCTCAGGAGGGGGATATTCAAGTAAGTTGGATGTTCTGCTTAAGGAGCAATAA
- a CDS encoding lipase family protein, translated as MILMKGSTEPLGGADWVTDWFLNDLPMGGRILSSNNTDDPRADYIERGTGQLKEAANYLNKMMELYPNARVNLYGHSLGSMDVQYAVVSTDCSEVYITTILEYFHKKYCITV; from the coding sequence ATGATTTTAATGAAAGGTTCTACCGAGCCATTAGGTGGAGCTGACTGGGTAACAGATTGGTTTTTAAATGATTTACCTATGGGAGGTCGTATTCTATCGTCAAATAATACAGATGATCCAAGAGCTGATTACATAGAAAGAGGTACGGGGCAATTAAAAGAAGCCGCAAACTACCTAAATAAAATGATGGAGTTATATCCGAATGCTCGAGTAAATCTTTATGGTCATTCACTAGGTTCGATGGATGTTCAATACGCTGTTGTTAGTACAGATTGTTCAGAAGTATATATTACTACTATTCTAGAGTATTTTCATAAAAAATATTGTATAACAGTGTAG
- a CDS encoding DUF1310 family protein — protein MKTWLKWILGIVASLSVIIGVVVLEQVNRQEQLKQEMMEFVQSKEVERVIEKMLKREDPQALTDGGTIKNYSIIHDSIEHNPMGGVMFDILINSNEEYSVGFILYKGSRGDVEVSSTSWSEAIINLLEGERE, from the coding sequence ATGAAAACATGGTTGAAATGGATACTTGGTATTGTCGCTAGCCTATCAGTCATCATTGGCGTAGTGGTGTTGGAACAAGTAAATAGACAAGAACAACTAAAACAAGAGATGATGGAGTTTGTTCAGAGTAAGGAAGTTGAGAGGGTTATAGAGAAAATGCTCAAGCGAGAAGATCCTCAAGCCTTGACCGATGGAGGAACTATCAAGAATTATTCTATTATACATGATTCGATTGAGCATAATCCTATGGGGGGAGTGATGTTTGACATCCTCATTAATAGCAACGAGGAATACTCAGTTGGCTTTATCTTGTATAAGGGTTCTCGTGGCGATGTGGAGGTTAGTAGCACAAGCTGGTCAGAAGCTATTATTAACTTGCTAGAAGGAGAAAGAGAATGA
- a CDS encoding DUF1905 domain-containing protein, translated as MCYIIGIQKKICQKIGKDAGDTVEVVIQLQEKDKK; from the coding sequence ATCTGTTATATTATTGGCATTCAAAAAAAGATATGCCAGAAAATTGGAAAAGATGCAGGAGATACGGTTGAAGTTGTTATTCAGCTGCAAGAAAAAGATAAAAAGTAA
- a CDS encoding DNA alkylation repair protein: MRVEELQDQLKAVASAEEAEKMAAYLRNQFPFLGVRAGLRKKISKEFFKPYQKNPIDWNFVEQAWDNPYREIHYTAIDYLAMNKGKLTPEDLPRLESLITTHSWWDSVDGLDRIVGEIAFSYPKAKSVLLDWSVSDNIWLRRVAIDHQLLRKQDTDTELLEQIVVNNLGQTEFFITKAIGWSLRDYSKVNPAWVREFLAKYEAKMAPLSIREASKYI; the protein is encoded by the coding sequence ATGCGGGTAGAAGAACTTCAAGACCAATTGAAGGCAGTTGCGTCTGCCGAAGAGGCAGAGAAAATGGCGGCCTACCTTCGCAACCAATTTCCTTTTTTGGGTGTGAGAGCTGGCTTACGCAAGAAAATCAGCAAGGAATTTTTTAAGCCTTATCAGAAGAATCCTATTGATTGGAACTTTGTCGAGCAGGCCTGGGATAATCCCTACCGTGAAATCCATTATACAGCAATTGATTACCTGGCTATGAATAAAGGAAAGTTGACACCAGAGGATTTGCCACGTTTAGAATCCTTGATTACAACGCATTCGTGGTGGGATTCAGTCGATGGACTAGATAGAATTGTGGGGGAGATTGCTTTTTCCTATCCCAAAGCCAAGTCTGTTTTACTGGACTGGAGTGTTTCTGATAATATCTGGTTGCGTAGGGTTGCCATTGATCACCAACTATTGCGCAAGCAAGATACAGATACGGAGTTGTTAGAGCAAATAGTGGTCAATAATCTCGGTCAAACAGAGTTTTTCATCACTAAAGCGATTGGTTGGAGTCTACGAGATTATTCCAAAGTAAATCCAGCTTGGGTGAGGGAGTTCCTTGCTAAGTATGAGGCGAAAATGGCGCCTCTCAGCATTCGTGAAGCAAGTAAGTATATATAA